From Pseudobacteriovorax antillogorgiicola, the proteins below share one genomic window:
- a CDS encoding EVE domain-containing protein, whose amino-acid sequence MAKTYWLMKTEPDVFSFDDLVNLKNSTDHWDGIRNYQARNFMRDQFKKGQQVFIYHSNTKVPGIVGIAEVVREAYPDHTALDPKSKYFDPKSADKGESRWVMVDVKATHRFRNLVSLADMREMPELDGMALLKPGQRLSIQPVEAPHWSLIKKIGKPEKLS is encoded by the coding sequence ATGGCCAAAACATACTGGTTGATGAAGACAGAGCCAGACGTATTTTCATTTGATGATCTGGTTAACTTAAAAAATAGCACCGATCACTGGGATGGGATTCGCAACTATCAGGCGCGCAATTTTATGAGGGATCAATTCAAAAAAGGTCAGCAAGTTTTTATCTATCACAGCAATACAAAAGTGCCTGGTATTGTTGGCATTGCAGAAGTGGTGCGGGAAGCCTACCCAGACCACACTGCACTTGATCCCAAGAGCAAGTATTTCGATCCCAAATCGGCGGATAAGGGCGAGTCTCGGTGGGTGATGGTTGACGTCAAAGCTACTCACCGCTTTCGAAACTTGGTGTCTCTAGCTGACATGCGGGAGATGCCTGAGTTAGATGGCATGGCCTTGCTGAAGCCGGGTCAAAGGCTATCTATCCAGCCGGTAGAAGCTCCTCATTGGAGCTTGATTAAAAAAATAGGAAAGCCAGAAAAGCTGTCCTAG
- a CDS encoding flagellar motor protein MotB, producing the protein MFMRVTIAIFSSSLLFSCVSSGTYDELMKKHEQAVAELSETKILLLKSNNLRRLESQRTDDLENKLGNAESRETRYQRELLDLKRQKAGLENSLYAAHELIERAERVNEDRDRVLRSYLNRLRRLVDGGELDISIADGRLKVRMPSDVLFPSGSATLSSAGRASILQVAQVLANGPSNHFQIEGHTDTDPIARGPFKTNWHLGYGRAMSVLNIFLKAGVPESSISAASFGEHRPRADNDTPQGKQQNRRIEIVMVPDLSVIAEGVDGLSYRER; encoded by the coding sequence ATGTTTATGCGCGTGACGATTGCTATTTTTAGTTCTTCTTTACTTTTTTCCTGCGTAAGTTCTGGTACTTACGATGAGTTAATGAAGAAGCACGAACAAGCAGTAGCTGAGCTGAGCGAAACGAAGATCTTGCTTCTCAAGTCGAATAATTTGCGCCGCTTGGAATCGCAGCGCACAGACGATTTAGAGAACAAACTTGGCAATGCCGAAAGCCGCGAAACTCGCTACCAGCGGGAACTTTTAGATTTAAAACGTCAAAAAGCTGGCCTGGAAAACTCCCTCTATGCAGCTCATGAACTGATCGAGCGTGCCGAACGGGTGAATGAAGATCGCGATCGTGTTTTACGGTCCTACCTGAACCGCCTCCGCCGCCTGGTTGATGGCGGCGAGCTAGATATCTCCATTGCAGACGGTCGCCTAAAAGTCCGCATGCCAAGTGATGTGCTCTTTCCTTCTGGCTCCGCAACTCTTTCATCTGCTGGTCGCGCTAGTATCCTTCAGGTAGCTCAGGTGCTTGCTAACGGACCGAGCAATCACTTTCAGATTGAAGGCCATACCGATACTGATCCAATTGCCCGAGGCCCCTTTAAAACTAACTGGCACCTAGGCTATGGTCGAGCTATGTCGGTGCTTAATATCTTTCTCAAGGCTGGTGTTCCCGAATCGTCGATCAGCGCGGCTTCGTTTGGTGAGCATAGGCCGAGAGCTGATAATGATACTCCACAAGGGAAGCAGCAGAATCGACGAATTGAAATTGTAATGGTTCCTGATCTTTCTGTGATTGCTGAAGGGGTTGATGGGCTAAGCTATCGTGAGCGGTGA